In a genomic window of uncultured Sphaerochaeta sp.:
- the rplP gene encoding 50S ribosomal protein L16 yields the protein MLSPKRIKYRKKQRGTTDGVAHRGNTIAFGEFALLALEPKWITNRQIEAARIAMTRHIKRGGKVWIRIFPDMPYTKKPAETRQGNGKGSPEGWVAVVKTGAVMFEMGGVSEELAREALTLAASKLPIKTKFVARREVE from the coding sequence ATGCTTAGTCCAAAGAGAATCAAATACAGAAAGAAACAGCGTGGCACCACCGATGGTGTTGCACACCGCGGTAATACCATTGCTTTCGGTGAGTTCGCTTTGCTCGCGCTTGAGCCGAAGTGGATCACCAACCGCCAGATTGAGGCAGCTCGTATCGCCATGACCCGTCACATCAAGCGTGGTGGTAAGGTATGGATCAGGATTTTCCCTGACATGCCCTACACCAAGAAGCCTGCTGAAACCAGACAGGGTAACGGTAAGGGTTCCCCCGAAGGGTGGGTCGCCGTGGTGAAGACCGGGGCTGTGATGTTCGAGATGGGTGGCGTAAGCGAAGAATTGGCCCGTGAAGCATTGACGCTTGCTGCGTCGAAGCTTCCGATCAAGACAAAGTTTGTCGCCAGAAGGGAAGTGGAGTAA
- the rpmC gene encoding 50S ribosomal protein L29, whose protein sequence is MKNSYTDLTLDELVAKKEQLHKEYFDLRMGRVLGHVENPLAVRTIRRNIARVNTRIREYELGIRKAAK, encoded by the coding sequence ATGAAGAATTCATATACAGATTTGACCCTTGATGAGCTGGTAGCCAAGAAGGAACAACTTCATAAGGAGTACTTTGACCTTCGCATGGGCAGGGTGCTCGGGCATGTGGAGAATCCGCTGGCTGTTCGTACCATCAGGAGGAACATCGCTCGTGTGAATACCCGCATTCGCGAATATGAGCTCGGAATCCGGAAAGCGGCAAAGTAA
- the rpsQ gene encoding 30S ribosomal protein S17, giving the protein MEVNKKSFTGQVVSDKMDKTIVVAISSRRLHPLYKKYVTTTKKVKAHDERNEANIGDTVRVVESRHISKDKCWRLVQIVERAR; this is encoded by the coding sequence ATGGAAGTTAACAAGAAGAGTTTTACCGGCCAGGTGGTCAGTGACAAGATGGATAAGACGATTGTCGTCGCCATCTCCTCCAGAAGGCTGCATCCCCTGTACAAGAAGTATGTGACCACCACCAAGAAGGTGAAGGCACATGATGAACGCAACGAGGCCAATATCGGCGACACCGTGCGTGTTGTTGAAAGCCGCCACATCAGCAAAGACAAGTGCTGGCGTCTCGTGCAGATCGTCGAGCGCGCTCGGTAA
- the rplN gene encoding 50S ribosomal protein L14 — translation MVQMQTYLNVADNSGAKQVQCIKVLGGSHRYVAGVGDIIVVAVKNALPHGAIKKGDVMKAVIVRTKKEYRRPDGTYIRFDDNACVIIDANNNPRGKRIFGPVARELRDKYMKIVSLAPEVL, via the coding sequence ATGGTACAGATGCAGACGTATTTGAATGTAGCGGACAACAGTGGTGCCAAGCAGGTGCAGTGCATCAAGGTTCTTGGCGGCAGCCACCGGTATGTAGCCGGCGTTGGTGATATCATCGTCGTTGCTGTGAAGAACGCACTGCCCCACGGCGCCATCAAAAAGGGTGACGTCATGAAGGCAGTCATTGTTCGTACGAAGAAGGAATACCGCAGACCTGACGGTACCTATATCAGGTTCGATGACAACGCATGCGTTATCATCGATGCCAACAATAACCCGCGCGGCAAGCGCATCTTCGGGCCCGTAGCAAGAGAGCTGCGTGACAAGTACATGAAGATCGTTTCTCTCGCGCCGGAAGTGTTGTAG